The Polynucleobacter sp. JS-Mosq-20-D10 region ATCGTAAAAACTGCTTTGATCCAAAAAGTTGTAAAGCAAATCTGCTTTTTCTTGATTGCACTTCTCAATCGCTTTTACACCGCCCTGCTTGAGTAACCACTTAAAGCCTAGTCCAGCCATATAAATCGAGAAAGTAGGCGGCGTATTGAGCATGGAGTCAGTTGCCGCTTGTTTAGACCAATCCCAAATCGATGGTGTAATTTTCATACTGTGCCCCATTAAGTCCTTGCGTACGATCACAATCGTTACGCCGGATGGGCCAATATTTTTTTGTGCGCCACCAAACCAGACACCACACTTTGTGACATCGATTTCTCTAGAGAGGATGTTGCTAGAAATATCGGCAACCAATAGCTTGCCATTGACATCAGGAACATCTGGGAACTCTACGCCACCAATGGTTTCATTCGCACAGTAATGAACGTAAGCAGCATCATCCGATAGTTGCCAAGAAGATCTTTCGGGAATCGTATTAAATTGTTCAGCTGCGGAGGACGCGGCCAAGTGAGCAACACCATACTTTTCAGCCTCTTTAAATGACTTTTCAGACCAAACACCAGTCACCAAAAAATCTGCCTTTGGGCCATTCTTGGCTAAGGGCATCAGGTTCATGGGGATGGCAGCATTCTGACCTAATCCACCACCTTGAAGCATCAATATTTCATAAGAATCCGGAATGCCCATGAGGGTACGTAAGTCATGCAACACTTCCTCATACAAGGCCATGAACTCTTTGCCCCGATGACTC contains the following coding sequences:
- the serC gene encoding 3-phosphoserine/phosphohydroxythreonine transaminase; translation: MTFDRRIFNFAAGPATLPEEVLRQAAAEMLNWQGLGASVMEVSHRGKEFMALYEEVLHDLRTLMGIPDSYEILMLQGGGLGQNAAIPMNLMPLAKNGPKADFLVTGVWSEKSFKEAEKYGVAHLAASSAAEQFNTIPERSSWQLSDDAAYVHYCANETIGGVEFPDVPDVNGKLLVADISSNILSREIDVTKCGVWFGGAQKNIGPSGVTIVIVRKDLMGHSMKITPSIWDWSKQAATDSMLNTPPTFSIYMAGLGFKWLLKQGGVKAIEKCNQEKADLLYNFLDQSSFYDNRIPKEYRSRMNVTFFLKDENLNAQFLEQSNASGLVALRGHKAAGGMRASIYNAMPLEGVKTLVEFMRDFERRA